A region from the Vicia villosa cultivar HV-30 ecotype Madison, WI linkage group LG3, Vvil1.0, whole genome shotgun sequence genome encodes:
- the LOC131662147 gene encoding disease resistance protein At4g27190-like, with translation MPIQKDTKPTFLTSCFGFCTKYRRIYERDTEFKRLIRFVDEREKEIKRIMKHKVKSGNIGSYPQSHPVIRYSNVTSYISFKSREFEYKNLLNALKDENNFITVLQGMTGIGKTSMALEVIRELEKFEQFTHFIYVTVSFTPNIKEIKDAILESFGLNWKDYSESDKTIKILNRLTNGEKILLLMDDMWGQFPLDFEEIGIPNSDNHKGCRVLVTSRSKQIFNTMSCVKRIELDLLSEEDAWIMFQKYSCMGNRCPRVVISIGREIAKECKQLPAAIAIIGSSLRGHRVMQEWAMKLRSLKKHVSYHGVDDDMVELYEWLKVSYDYIKGEEAKELFLLFSVLGENEEISVEVLTRISIGAGLFEEDYRAREKVVVAKNKLLDSYLLLGVGQKNVKMHGLVCDMAQWIKEKKEIQKSLVERKVNIQYLSCEGKDKGLFSSKFDDSKLEILIVKVDSDKDHKCMEVPNSFFENMAKLRVLCFSGNDDYPLLSLPNSIQSLTNIRSILIKTVDLGDISIMGKLQSLETLELIQCTINELPKEIANLEKFKLLNLEHCVISSGDPFEVIKRCSSLEGLYFIDSFNCFCGEITLPQLRRYHICKGWAVWNNWLSKCVVFPTNGDAYRFSKETFNYCMETAEVLLLNGIKGKWRNLMPEIVPINLGMNDLVELCLSCVSQIQLLVDTIGYQMPNVLSKLVVLKLDRMENLKELFNGALSVDCLTNLEKVSIKDCKHLRSLFKCKLNLFSLKVIELQNCPMLVSLFSQRLTSGSLVLLETLKIAHCERLKNIIVDEKKEEESSMEMDDEDNSNKYHGLMFPKLKVLDIEGCPLLDSIFPFLFAQDIPVIQTIKIKRCDGLKYVFGVYQHVEFRSLRELELCHSPNFTYMFRESNHLISSSVKGSTSSIPLVDVEQPHDNSLALESNSYRFHIWERTQCLQIQSMILYNIKKIELSHISKIKSVFIVSVVPKLLVESLTIRNCDELKHIIDFGDYDSGSNNWGNIFPKLEELYIEGCTKLKYILGRDTLDQENHIKILLRLPKLKFLSLRNLSSLVAMCPKKYRIKFPPSAKLELIECPLATIKSIGNFKMHPVSESLDSTIIKEYGDDQIAIPSSSSSTKEPHAGKVEGSQETNQIKNLGSLDDDAFIKVSPTTKQKFPKGFPNGTEVEATSGYEINIESTEFEIMETKKKQPTKGKQEFVVNVSTLKNQFDM, from the exons ATGCCTATTCAAAAGGACACCAAACCAACATTTCTAACAAGTTGTTTTGGATTTTGTACTAAGTACCGGAGGATATATGAAAGGGATACGGAATTTAAAAGACTAATAAGATTCGTAGATGAAAGGGAAAAGGAGATTAAAAGAATAATGAAACATAAAGTTAAATCTGGAAATATAGGAAGTTATCCTCAGAGTCATCCAGTAATCCGATACTCTAATGTTACAAGTTACATTTCCTTTAAAAGCAGGGAGTTTGAATACAAAAATCTGTTGAATGCACTAAAAGATGAAAATAACTTTATAACGGTATTGCAAGGGATGACTGGTATTGGAAAAACTTCAATGGCCCTAGAAGTGATAAGAGAATTAGAGAAATTTGAACAATTCACCCATTTCATTTATGTGACCGTTTCATTCACTCCTAATATAAAAGAGATTAAAGATGCTATTCTTGAATCTTTTGGCTTGAATTGGAAGGACTATAGTGAATCAGacaaaaccataaaaatattgaatagatTAACAAATGGAGAAAAAATTCTTTTGCTAATGGATGACATGTGGGGTCAATTCCCACTTGATTTTGAAGAAATCGGGATTCCAAATTCAGACAATCACAAAGGTTGTAGAGTTCTTGTAACCTCTCGCAGTAAGCAAATATTCAACACAATGAGTTGTGTCAAGAGAATTGAACTCGACCTTTTATCCGAAGAAGATGCATGGATCATGTTTCAAAAATATTCCTGCATGGGTAATAGATGCCCAAGAGTAGTGATTAGCATTGGACGTGAAATTGCAAAGGAATGTAAACAATTACCAGCCGCAATTGCAATTATCGGTAGTAGTTTAAGAGGCCATCGAGTAATGCAAGAGTGGGCTATGAAATTACGGTCATTGAAGAAGCATGTATCCTATCACGGGGTTGATGATGATATGGTTGAACTTTATGAATGGTTGAAGGTTAGCTATGATTATATAAAAGGCGAAGAAGCCAAGGAATTGTTCCTCTTATTTTCTGTATTAggagaaaatgaagaaatttcTGTTGAAGTTCTAACCAGAATTTCCATAGGAGCGGGGCTTTTTGAGGAAGATTATCGGGCTCGTGAAAAAGTGGTTGTAGCCAAAAATAAACTGCTAGATTCTTATTTGTTATTGGGGGTCGGccaaaaaaatgtaaaaatgcaTGGTTTGGTTTGTGATATGGCTCAAtggataaaagaaaaaaaagagattcAAAAGTCTTTGGTTGAAAGGAAAGTAaatattcaatatttatcatGTGAAGGGAAGGATAAGGGTTTGTTTTCCAGTAAGTTTGATGATTCCAAACTTGAGATTCTAATTGTCAAAGTGGACAGTGATAAAGACCACAAATGTATGGAAGTTCCAAATTCTTTCTTTGAAAATATGGCCAAGCTTCGAGTTTTGTGTTTTTCAGGAAATGATGATTATCCACTACTATCATTACCAAATTCAATTCAGTCATTGACAAATATTCGATCTATATTGATTAAGACTGTGGATTTAGGTGACATCTCTATCATGGGAAAACTGCAAAGTCTTGAGACTCTTGAATTGATTCAATGCACAATCAATGAACTTCCAAAAGAAATTGCAAATCTAGAGAAATTTAAATTGTTGAACTTGGAGCACTGTGTAATTAGCTCGGGTGACCCATTTGAAGTTATTAAAAGATGCTCGTCACTTGAAGGATTGTATTTCATCGATAGTTTTAATTGTTTCTGTGGAGAAATAACATTACCTCAATTGCGAAGATATCATATCTGTAAAGGGTGGGCTGTATGGAATAATTGGCTATCGAAATGTGTGGTTTTTCCTACTAATGGTGATGCATATAGGTTTTCAAAAGAAACATTCAACTATTGTATGGAAACAGCAGAGGTTCTTCTACTAAACGGAATTAAGGGGAAGTGGAGAAATCTCATGCCTGAGATTGTTCCTATAAATCTAGGTATGAATGATCTTGTTGAGCTTTGCTTGAGTTGTGTTTCGCAAATACAGCTCCTCGTTGACACGATTGGTTATCAAATGCCAAATGTCTTGTCCAAGTTGGTAGTACTAAAACTGGATAGGATGGAAAATTTGAAAGAACTATTTAATGGTGCTCTATCCGTTGATTGTTTGACGAATTTAGAGAAGGTGTCAATCAAGGACTGTAAACATCTGCGAAGTTTGTTTAAATGCAAGCTAAATCTCTTCAGTCTAAAGGTCATCGAACTGCAGAATTGCCCGATGTTAGTTTCCTTATTTTCTCAACGGCTGACTTCTGGAAGCCTGGTGCTACTAGAGACATTGAAAATAGCTCACTGCGAAAGACTGAAAAACATAATAGTAGATGAAAAGAAAGAGGAGGAATCAAGCATGGAAATGGATGACGAAGATAATAGTAACAAATATCATGGATTAATGTTTCCAAAACTAAAAGTGCTTGATATTGAAGGATGTCCCCTATTAGATTCTATATTTCCTTTTCTATTTGCTCAAGACATTCCCGTAATACAaactattaaaattaaaagatgTGATGGGTTGAAATACGTATTTGGCGTATACCAACATGTTGAATTCCGTTCACTAAGGGAATTGGAGCTCTGCCATTCACCAAATTTCACTTATATGTTTCGCGAATCTAATCATCTCATATCTTCATCTGTGAAGGGGTCAACATCTTCCATTCCATTGGTTGATGTTGAGCAGCCGCATGACAATTCATTGGCACTG GAATCCAATTCATATCGCTTTCATATATGGGAACGTACTCAATGTCTTCAAATACAGTCAATGATCCTTTACAATATTAAAAAGATTGAACTGTCTCATATCTCCAAGATAAAATCGGTATTTATCGTATCTGTCGTTCCAAAATTGTTGGTGGAAAGTTTGACAATTAGGAACTGTGATGAATTGAAGCACATAATAGACTTTGGAGATTATGACAGTGGCAGCAATAATTGGGGCAATATCTTCCCAAAATTGGAAGAGCTCTACATTGAAGGTTGCACGAAATTGAAATACATACTTGGACGCGACACTCTTGATCAAGAAAACCACATTAAGATTCTGCTTCGTCTTCCGAAATTGAAATTTCTAAGTCTTCGCAATCTTTCAAGTTTAGTCGCGATGTGTCCCAAAAAATATCGTATAAAATTTCCTCCTTCGGCAAAACTTGAACTAATAGAATGTCCTCTGGCTACTATCAAATCTATTGGTAATTTCAAAATGCACCCGGTGTCAGAATCGCTCGACAGTACAATCATAAAG GAATATGGTGATGACCAAATAGCCATACCTTCGTCTTCAAGTTCCACAAAAGAGCCACATGCTGGGAAAGTTGAAGGTTCACAGGAAACAAATCAGATTAAAAATCTAG GTTCTCTAGATGATGATGCTTTCATTAAAGTAAGCCCAACTACTAAGCAAAAGTTTCCTAAAGGTTTTCCAAATGGGACTGAAGTTGAAGCAACATCTGgatatgaaatcaacattgaGTCAACCGAGTTTGAAATCATGGAGACAAAAAAGAAACAACCAACAAAGGGAAAGCAAGAATTTGTTGTAAACGTTTCAACATTAAAGAATCAATTTGACATGTAA